In Leptolyngbya sp. NIES-2104, the genomic window GCTTTCATTTGCAACAAAACCGATTCATGCTGATAGTTTAGTGGTTCAACGCCTTTCTTCAGCGGTTAGAACTTTGGTTGTTGGAATGAGTGCGATGGCAACTGGAATTTTCGGACTTGCTACGCTCGGACTATCTGGTTTAGGAATTCAGTTAATTTTTCAGAAACCTGAGAGTC contains:
- a CDS encoding DUF3082 domain-containing protein, yielding MTNSPEKSQMPTPLRCFIGAIVAGALAYAMYNMTSAIGLSFATKPIHADSLVVQRLSSAVRTLVVGMSAMATGIFGLATLGLSGLGIQLIFQKPESQSDK